A portion of the Methanobrevibacter boviskoreani JH1 genome contains these proteins:
- a CDS encoding methanogenesis marker 16 metalloprotein, protein MERTIENINEKIENGDVQVYSASDFKESIRNGDVPSFEEVDVVTCGTCGIMSGTSAIFNIIVSEPGSFKKANKIYLNGIPAQVGPCPNELLGSVDCIINGTGRSKDDINYGGGFLFNDLLKGKDIEVEVETYEGKTIRTTTNLDEIVTAHMIGTRNAFKNYTAFVNTGDKPINSIFYAKPMESGFDKISFSGCGDINPLQNDPKRNVIKMGAKILLNGSEGLVLGSGTRSSDEAPNLMLSADLKKMDPYYIGGFMTGMGPEVYDSVAIPIPVLNEGIYNNLLVLNEDVPLKVADIKGRSYHITDTDYGQMWNGHDINRPKFDEGKCIGCDVCAVEENCPTNSVKHMIQNNKIIVELDNEACFGCGICSTYCVGNVFELDTGMANLNIDGENHSVHITSRQSDRLRANHIINDLVDRINDGSFKFSY, encoded by the coding sequence TTGGAGAGAACTATTGAAAATATTAATGAAAAGATTGAAAATGGTGATGTGCAAGTTTACTCAGCATCTGATTTTAAGGAATCTATCCGTAATGGTGATGTGCCTTCATTCGAGGAGGTTGATGTTGTAACTTGTGGAACCTGTGGTATAATGAGTGGTACATCTGCTATTTTTAACATTATTGTTTCAGAACCTGGTTCATTTAAAAAAGCCAATAAAATTTATTTAAATGGAATTCCTGCTCAAGTAGGTCCTTGTCCAAATGAATTATTAGGTTCCGTTGATTGTATTATAAATGGAACAGGCCGTAGTAAGGATGATATAAATTATGGTGGAGGTTTCTTATTTAATGATTTACTTAAAGGTAAAGATATTGAAGTAGAAGTTGAAACCTATGAAGGTAAAACTATTAGAACTACTACTAATTTAGATGAGATTGTAACTGCACATATGATAGGTACAAGAAATGCATTTAAAAATTATACTGCATTTGTTAATACCGGTGATAAACCTATCAATTCCATTTTTTATGCTAAGCCTATGGAATCTGGTTTTGATAAGATTTCATTTTCAGGTTGTGGAGATATAAACCCACTTCAAAATGATCCTAAGAGAAATGTCATTAAAATGGGGGCTAAAATTTTATTAAATGGTTCAGAAGGTTTAGTTTTAGGTTCCGGTACAAGATCAAGTGATGAGGCACCAAATTTAATGTTGTCTGCTGATTTAAAAAAGATGGATCCCTATTATATAGGGGGTTTTATGACTGGTATGGGTCCTGAGGTATATGACTCTGTAGCTATTCCAATTCCTGTTTTAAATGAGGGGATATATAATAATTTACTTGTATTAAATGAAGATGTTCCCCTTAAGGTTGCAGATATTAAAGGAAGAAGCTATCACATTACTGATACCGATTATGGTCAAATGTGGAATGGTCACGACATTAACAGACCTAAATTTGATGAGGGTAAATGTATTGGATGTGACGTATGTGCTGTAGAGGAGAATTGTCCTACTAACTCCGTAAAACATATGATTCAAAATAATAAAATAATTGTTGAATTAGATAATGAAGCCTGTTTTGGTTGCGGAATATGTTCTACTTACTGTGTTGGAAATGTATTTGAGTTGGATACAGGTATGGCTAATTTAAACATTGACGGAGAGAATCACAGTGTTCATATCACTTCACGTCAATCAGATAGGTTAAGGGCTAATCATATAATCAATGATTTAGTTGATAGAATTAATGACGGTTCATTTAAATTTTCATATTAG
- a CDS encoding UPF0058 family protein, translating to MYKDEMIQMHQFLVYVLKYLAENDEIKNDCSEYIALNISPHHIHRTKAEHKHAIFVLANTISKVILNKDENSIPPNVTNALQELVKRSENDLAKAESK from the coding sequence ATGTATAAGGATGAAATGATACAAATGCATCAATTTTTAGTTTATGTATTAAAGTACTTAGCAGAAAATGATGAAATTAAAAACGATTGTAGTGAATATATTGCATTAAACATTAGTCCGCATCATATTCACAGGACTAAAGCAGAACACAAACATGCAATATTTGTATTGGCTAATACAATATCTAAAGTAATATTAAATAAAGATGAAAATTCAATTCCGCCAAATGTTACTAATGCTTTACAGGAATTGGTAAAAAGATCTGAAAATGATTTGGCTAAGGCTGAATCTAAATAG
- a CDS encoding cyclic 2,3-phosphoglycerate synthetase, with product MTSILCLVDGEHYLPVTKSAIVSINDIEDFEVIGMVFIGGTEKLKTDNPQAYSEVMGFPVYFGEDENEIPYDLICKMIKKYSPDIVMDLSDEPVLDYSKRFKIACNVLSLGCIYEGPDFKFEPPTFDDILEKPSLKILGTGKRIGKTAVSTYTSRLIAKNQYNPCVVAMGRGGPEVPEIVHGDEFEITPEFLMEQSEKGVHAASDHWEDALMSRVLTIGCRRCGGGMSGEVFMTNMLEGAKIANKQDKDFLIFEGSGAAIPPIKTDKNIVLVGANQDIINITNFFGPYRIGLGDLIILTMCEEPLTPQVKIDEIIEFIHGIKPEVEIIPTVFRPKPLKSIKGKKVLFATTAPNAVKDKLVEYLEGVYECEIIGTTPYLSNRPLLKKDIGKYINDVDCMLTELKAAAVDVATKEAINAGLEVVYCDNIPIVIKGDYPNLDEAILNLVDSAISDFNDN from the coding sequence ATGACTAGTATTCTATGTTTGGTTGATGGGGAACATTATCTTCCTGTTACAAAATCTGCTATTGTATCAATTAATGATATTGAAGACTTTGAAGTAATAGGTATGGTTTTTATTGGAGGAACTGAGAAACTAAAAACAGATAATCCCCAGGCATATTCTGAGGTGATGGGCTTTCCAGTTTATTTTGGTGAGGATGAAAATGAAATTCCATATGATTTAATTTGTAAAATGATTAAGAAATATAGTCCTGATATTGTAATGGACTTATCTGATGAACCAGTACTTGATTATTCTAAAAGGTTTAAGATAGCATGTAATGTTTTGTCTTTGGGATGTATATATGAGGGTCCTGATTTTAAGTTTGAGCCACCTACCTTTGATGATATTCTTGAAAAACCATCCCTTAAAATATTGGGTACAGGTAAAAGAATTGGTAAAACTGCAGTGAGTACTTATACCTCACGTTTAATAGCTAAAAATCAATATAATCCCTGTGTTGTAGCAATGGGTAGAGGGGGACCTGAGGTACCGGAAATTGTTCACGGTGATGAATTTGAAATAACCCCTGAATTTTTAATGGAACAATCCGAAAAGGGAGTTCACGCTGCAAGTGATCATTGGGAAGATGCATTGATGAGTAGGGTTTTAACTATTGGTTGTAGACGTTGTGGTGGTGGAATGTCTGGTGAGGTCTTCATGACTAACATGTTGGAAGGAGCTAAGATTGCAAATAAACAGGATAAAGATTTTCTAATATTTGAAGGTAGTGGAGCGGCTATACCTCCTATTAAAACAGATAAGAATATTGTACTTGTTGGGGCTAATCAGGATATAATTAATATTACAAATTTCTTTGGTCCATATAGGATTGGTTTAGGTGATTTGATTATTCTTACTATGTGTGAGGAGCCATTAACCCCACAGGTTAAAATAGATGAGATAATTGAGTTTATTCATGGTATCAAACCAGAAGTGGAAATCATTCCTACGGTCTTTAGACCGAAACCATTAAAATCTATTAAAGGTAAGAAAGTTCTTTTTGCAACCACTGCACCAAATGCCGTTAAGGATAAACTGGTGGAATACCTTGAAGGGGTTTATGAATGTGAGATTATAGGTACAACACCCTATTTATCCAACAGACCTTTACTTAAAAAAGATATTGGAAAGTATATAAATGATGTTGATTGTATGTTGACTGAACTTAAAGCTGCTGCAGTTGATGTTGCAACTAAAGAAGCTATTAATGCAGGTTTAGAAGTAGTTTACTGTGATAATATACCGATTGTAATAAAGGGTGATTATCCGAATCTGGATGAAGCTATTTTAAATCTTGTAGATTCTGCTATTTCAGATTTTAATGATAACTGA
- the hemL gene encoding glutamate-1-semialdehyde 2,1-aminomutase translates to MTSKEMFIISKDYIPGGVSSPVRAYEPYPFFVKKGHGSRIYDVDGNEYIDHCLAYGPLVLGHANEKITHTISHQLKLGTAYGAPTEAEIKLAKEVVNRVPCAEMVRFCNSGTEATMGAIRLARGFTGKNKIIKFEGTYHGAHDYVLVKSGSGGACLPDSIGIPKETTENTISCPFNDEDALTKLIMDNKDDIAAVIIEPVMGNIGCVAPDEGYLDFVREITKDHDILLIFDEVITGFRLSRGGAQEYFDILPDLVTFGKILGGGFPVGAIAGRKDIMEMLAPNGPVYQAGTFSGNPITINAGLATMEQLTYDFYNKLNAKGQYLRESINDIVEDLDLDIQPVGLSSMFQIYFTPNEVHNYADAQTADKDRFLVYFRQLLKNNVFIPPSQFECNFISIKHTEDDLDKTADAIENALRVAWDLPVEDDD, encoded by the coding sequence ATGACTTCAAAAGAAATGTTTATTATATCAAAAGATTATATTCCTGGAGGGGTTTCATCTCCAGTAAGAGCATATGAACCTTATCCTTTCTTTGTTAAAAAGGGACATGGTTCTAGAATTTATGATGTGGATGGAAACGAATATATTGACCATTGTCTTGCATATGGGCCATTAGTTCTCGGTCATGCAAATGAGAAAATCACCCATACAATTTCACATCAATTAAAGTTAGGTACTGCATATGGGGCACCAACCGAGGCTGAGATTAAACTTGCAAAAGAAGTTGTAAATAGGGTTCCATGTGCTGAAATGGTAAGATTCTGTAATTCCGGTACAGAGGCAACAATGGGGGCAATTAGACTTGCAAGAGGTTTTACAGGTAAAAATAAAATAATCAAATTTGAGGGAACTTATCATGGTGCTCATGATTATGTGCTTGTGAAATCCGGTTCCGGTGGAGCTTGTCTTCCAGATTCAATAGGTATTCCTAAAGAAACTACTGAGAATACAATTTCCTGTCCATTTAATGATGAGGATGCATTAACTAAGCTTATAATGGATAATAAAGATGATATTGCAGCAGTTATTATTGAACCTGTAATGGGTAATATAGGTTGTGTAGCTCCTGATGAGGGATATCTGGATTTTGTCCGTGAAATTACAAAAGACCATGATATTTTATTAATCTTTGATGAGGTAATTACCGGTTTTAGATTATCCCGTGGTGGAGCTCAGGAATACTTTGATATTTTACCTGATCTTGTAACCTTTGGTAAGATTCTAGGTGGGGGTTTTCCAGTAGGTGCAATTGCAGGACGTAAGGATATAATGGAAATGTTGGCTCCTAATGGTCCTGTTTATCAGGCAGGTACTTTCAGTGGTAATCCAATTACAATTAACGCAGGTCTTGCAACTATGGAACAGTTAACTTATGATTTCTATAATAAGTTAAATGCTAAAGGCCAATATTTAAGGGAATCTATTAATGATATTGTAGAAGATTTGGATTTAGATATTCAGCCTGTTGGTTTAAGTTCAATGTTTCAAATTTACTTTACACCTAATGAGGTCCATAATTATGCAGATGCACAAACTGCAGATAAGGACCGTTTCCTTGTATACTTTAGGCAATTACTTAAAAACAATGTATTTATACCACCAAGTCAATTTGAATGTAATTTTATATCTATTAAACATACAGAAGACGACTTGGATAAAACGGCAGATGCAATTGAGAATGCTTTAAGAGTTGCATGGGATTTGCCTGTAGAAGATGATGATTGA
- a CDS encoding pyrroline-5-carboxylate reductase family protein translates to MTIGIIGYGNIGNMISENLLKNNIVNEDELIISNRNIKKLDAIKNYYPDIEITDDNIMLSKKADKIIISVESDDLLNVISEIKENLESKHLIHTCAGVSFEDIEEVYDGSVSLVIPTISSSFTESDKQKGISLIVHNSKVNFLDSTSLENMFNNFSYVKILPSEKDIEITTILTSCAPAYISLIVKKFAEYGFDNSDLDYDECKYLILKTLIGTSEVLSKDSLNSEDNCDNLINTVCTPGGITEKGLNFLDLESDTMIDDLFDILLQSYND, encoded by the coding sequence ATGACAATTGGAATAATAGGATATGGAAATATTGGAAATATGATTAGTGAAAATCTACTAAAAAACAATATTGTTAACGAAGATGAATTGATCATATCAAATAGAAACATCAAGAAATTAGATGCAATAAAAAACTATTATCCAGATATCGAAATTACAGATGATAACATAATGCTTTCTAAAAAGGCAGATAAAATAATCATATCCGTTGAAAGCGATGATTTATTAAATGTGATTAGTGAAATTAAGGAAAATCTAGAATCCAAACATTTGATTCATACCTGTGCAGGAGTTAGCTTTGAAGATATTGAAGAGGTATATGACGGATCTGTAAGTTTAGTTATCCCAACCATATCCTCAAGTTTTACAGAAAGTGACAAACAAAAGGGAATTAGTTTAATAGTTCATAATTCTAAAGTTAATTTCCTTGATTCTACAAGTTTAGAGAATATGTTTAATAATTTTTCATATGTAAAAATTCTTCCATCAGAAAAGGACATTGAAATAACTACCATACTTACAAGTTGTGCTCCAGCCTACATTTCTTTAATTGTTAAAAAGTTTGCAGAATATGGATTTGACAATTCCGATTTAGATTATGATGAGTGTAAATATTTAATTCTCAAAACATTAATAGGAACAAGTGAAGTTTTAAGTAAAGATAGTTTAAATAGTGAAGATAATTGTGATAATCTAATTAATACTGTTTGTACACCTGGAGGAATTACTGAAAAGGGATTAAATTTCTTAGATTTAGAATCAGACACTATGATAGATGATTTATTCGACATATTACTCCAATCTTATAATGATTAA
- a CDS encoding cobalt-precorrin-8 methylmutase — MFMGASTDQGMDIATKSRDIIRSLIGDDIKDLNPAERDIVERIVHSTADPEYAKLVSISQDFVEVSLKSLKKHEDILTDINMVKAGITQYDGEVYSYIKDENVKEYAKDKGITRAAAAMEYAAKEGFEGIIVIGNAPTSLFKSIELVESGKLNARSIVGVPVGFVKAADSKEALSKSNIPHVITRGPKGGTPIAVACVNSLISTLKNENYYQR, encoded by the coding sequence ATGTTTATGGGAGCATCTACAGATCAGGGTATGGATATAGCAACGAAAAGTAGGGATATTATACGTTCATTAATAGGTGATGATATTAAAGATTTAAATCCTGCAGAAAGGGATATTGTTGAACGTATTGTACATTCCACTGCAGATCCGGAATATGCTAAATTGGTATCAATTAGTCAGGATTTTGTTGAGGTTAGTCTTAAGTCCTTAAAAAAACATGAGGATATTCTAACTGATATCAATATGGTTAAAGCGGGAATTACCCAGTATGACGGTGAGGTATATTCCTATATTAAAGATGAGAATGTTAAAGAATATGCCAAAGATAAGGGTATTACAAGAGCGGCTGCTGCAATGGAGTATGCCGCAAAAGAAGGTTTTGAGGGTATAATTGTTATTGGTAATGCTCCAACTTCCTTATTTAAATCTATTGAACTTGTAGAATCTGGCAAGCTAAACGCAAGGTCTATAGTTGGTGTTCCTGTAGGATTCGTGAAGGCAGCTGATTCAAAGGAAGCCCTTTCAAAATCAAATATTCCTCATGTAATCACCCGTGGACCTAAAGGAGGTACACCAATTGCCGTTGCATGTGTAAACAGTTTAATTTCAACTTTAAAAAATGAGAATTATTATCAAAGATAG
- the comA gene encoding phosphosulfolactate synthase → MKAFKFLLKDRESKPRNKGITMVLDKGLGYETAKCLMELAGEYVDYLKFGWGTTVVQDEHIVKAKIKMYKKYDIKPYTGGTLFELAYLNNKVPEFFDEAKRLGFDTLEISNGSTELSYDKKLDYIEEAVSNGFHVLSEVGKKNPVLDKDITLDERIQHMENELNAGSNKVIVEAREGGKNIGIFDEAGKAKDDEIDYIINNMSDPDKIIWEAPQKDQQVYFVLKLGRDVNLGNIPTDDIISLETIRCGLRGDTLGKF, encoded by the coding sequence ATGAAAGCTTTTAAATTTCTTTTAAAAGATAGAGAATCAAAACCTCGTAATAAAGGTATAACTATGGTTTTGGATAAAGGATTAGGATATGAAACTGCTAAATGTTTAATGGAATTAGCAGGGGAATATGTGGACTATTTAAAATTTGGTTGGGGCACTACCGTTGTTCAGGATGAACATATCGTTAAAGCTAAAATTAAAATGTATAAAAAATATGATATTAAACCATATACTGGCGGAACATTATTTGAGCTAGCATATTTGAATAATAAGGTTCCTGAGTTTTTCGATGAGGCTAAAAGATTAGGTTTTGATACATTAGAAATATCTAATGGTTCTACCGAGTTGTCATATGATAAAAAATTAGATTATATTGAAGAGGCTGTAAGCAATGGTTTTCATGTTTTATCGGAGGTTGGTAAGAAAAATCCAGTTCTTGATAAGGACATCACCCTTGATGAGAGGATACAACATATGGAAAATGAATTAAATGCAGGTTCTAATAAAGTTATTGTTGAGGCAAGAGAAGGCGGAAAGAATATTGGAATATTTGATGAGGCAGGTAAAGCTAAAGATGATGAGATAGATTATATTATAAATAATATGTCTGATCCTGATAAGATTATATGGGAGGCTCCTCAAAAAGATCAACAGGTTTATTTTGTTTTAAAACTTGGTCGTGATGTTAATTTGGGAAATATTCCAACAGATGATATCATATCCCTTGAAACGATAAGATGTGGATTGAGGGGAGATACCTTAGGTAAATTCTAA
- the hdrB gene encoding ferredoxin:CoB-CoM heterodisulfide reductase subunit HdrB → MMVEIPDKDILLFKSCLVSVEYPGIESSTKYVFDKIGVGYHIDKGQTCCTGLGHYSDVFDQLSTTVNGARHFALAKKLNRPNFVTMCATCYAINKKCGELLNTDENLRNKVNNIFDKSGYGWMKYTQGDIVPEENIFHIVDIFYSKRREIAENLVYDLSDIVMATHHGCHYYKAHYKEDITSIRNPHILDDVIQSLGVNTIGWYDFKRATCGSGISQRFVHKESCLDATEDKLKSLKDNNTDLLVHLCPNCQVQFDRYQPYIDETRDKNYGFAHLNIAQLVALALGGDPYKVLGIQTHTCPVEPIINKLKPISNKRKEEIIKHLDERIEFESSPEYNVDMDPEPFVFTG, encoded by the coding sequence ATTATGGTGGAGATTCCAGATAAGGACATTTTACTTTTTAAAAGTTGTCTTGTTAGTGTAGAGTATCCGGGTATAGAATCATCTACAAAATATGTATTTGATAAGATAGGTGTTGGCTATCATATTGATAAGGGTCAAACCTGTTGTACCGGATTAGGTCATTATTCCGATGTATTTGATCAATTGTCAACTACTGTTAATGGTGCAAGACATTTTGCACTTGCAAAAAAATTAAATCGTCCTAATTTTGTAACAATGTGTGCAACTTGTTATGCAATTAATAAAAAGTGTGGAGAATTACTTAATACAGATGAGAACCTAAGAAATAAGGTTAATAATATTTTTGATAAATCTGGTTATGGTTGGATGAAGTATACTCAGGGAGATATTGTTCCTGAGGAAAACATATTCCATATTGTGGATATTTTTTACAGTAAACGAAGAGAAATTGCTGAAAATCTTGTATATGATCTTTCTGATATTGTTATGGCGACACATCATGGTTGTCATTACTATAAGGCACATTATAAAGAGGATATTACAAGTATTAGAAATCCCCATATTTTAGATGATGTAATACAATCTTTAGGTGTGAATACTATTGGTTGGTATGATTTTAAAAGAGCTACCTGTGGAAGTGGTATTTCACAGAGATTTGTACATAAGGAATCTTGTCTTGATGCAACTGAAGATAAGTTAAAATCTCTAAAAGATAATAATACAGATTTATTAGTCCATTTGTGTCCTAATTGTCAAGTACAATTTGATAGATACCAACCATATATTGATGAAACAAGGGATAAGAATTATGGTTTCGCACATTTAAATATTGCCCAGCTTGTAGCTTTGGCATTAGGTGGTGACCCATATAAAGTTTTAGGAATTCAAACTCATACATGTCCAGTTGAACCTATTATTAATAAATTAAAACCAATATCAAATAAAAGAAAGGAAGAAATTATTAAACATCTTGATGAGAGAATTGAGTTTGAAAGCTCTCCGGAATATAATGTGGATATGGATCCAGAACCGTTTGTATTTACAGGCTAA
- a CDS encoding UPF0280 family protein encodes MIKMNKKNIQHINIEETHIRLISDILNHNLENYIRTIRKDLKRYIYTNPDFLNRLEPLDEKPEDNSSIINSMHHASKISNVGPMATVAGTISELSLNYLINKGTKLSSVENGGDISIINNKPMVCGIYSNTIKDIGFKLKARDKALGICTSSATVGHSISFGNSESVTVVGPKASICDGLATRIANDVYGESDEEGMTNGLESAEDYKDYYDGVLITIGQLVGTIGKLPKIVTTEPFDIDY; translated from the coding sequence ATGATTAAAATGAATAAAAAAAATATTCAACATATAAATATTGAAGAAACCCATATTAGACTTATATCAGATATTTTAAATCATAATCTAGAAAATTATATTCGGACAATAAGAAAAGATTTAAAAAGATATATCTATACAAATCCCGATTTTCTAAATAGACTTGAACCTTTGGATGAAAAACCAGAAGATAATTCAAGTATCATCAATAGTATGCATCATGCAAGTAAAATAAGTAATGTGGGACCTATGGCAACTGTAGCAGGCACAATATCCGAACTATCTTTAAACTATCTTATAAATAAAGGTACAAAATTAAGTTCTGTGGAAAATGGGGGAGATATATCCATTATCAATAATAAGCCTATGGTTTGCGGTATTTATTCAAATACCATAAAGGATATTGGATTTAAATTAAAAGCAAGGGATAAAGCTCTTGGAATCTGTACCTCATCTGCAACTGTTGGACATTCCATAAGTTTTGGAAATTCGGAATCCGTTACTGTTGTAGGTCCGAAAGCCAGTATTTGTGATGGTCTTGCAACAAGAATAGCTAATGATGTATATGGCGAAAGTGATGAGGAGGGAATGACAAATGGTCTTGAAAGTGCCGAAGACTATAAAGATTATTATGATGGAGTTTTAATTACTATTGGCCAGTTAGTTGGTACTATAGGCAAATTACCTAAGATTGTTACTACAGAACCATTCGATATAGATTATTAA
- the hdrC gene encoding ferredoxin:CoB-CoM heterodisulfide reductase subunit HdrC: MGNEFKEGTLDLANFIMADLKFTVGDNLLKCVQCGMCTSTCPGAQHSNYNPRDMIEKILKGETSIIDDEDLWYCFYCYTCHSTCPVGNSPCQANQVLRQIKISRGEADAHLRPFLGFGYSFLNNGIGGIPSNFFPEMREDIGEDWWNFKCDLDDIRENLGLGPVIPPKETIDEVSTILKQAGFEKRLEEVKRIKDNEKVEKSTE; encoded by the coding sequence ATGGGAAATGAGTTTAAAGAAGGAACTTTGGATCTTGCAAATTTTATAATGGCTGATTTAAAGTTTACAGTTGGAGATAATCTTTTAAAATGTGTACAGTGTGGAATGTGTACCTCAACTTGCCCTGGTGCACAGCATTCTAATTATAATCCGAGAGATATGATAGAGAAAATACTCAAAGGTGAAACTTCCATTATTGATGATGAGGATCTTTGGTATTGTTTCTATTGTTATACTTGCCATAGTACTTGTCCAGTAGGTAATAGTCCATGTCAGGCTAATCAGGTATTAAGACAAATTAAGATATCCCGTGGAGAAGCTGATGCTCATTTAAGACCATTTTTAGGTTTTGGATATAGTTTTTTAAATAATGGAATTGGCGGAATTCCTTCAAATTTCTTTCCTGAAATGAGGGAAGATATAGGGGAAGATTGGTGGAATTTCAAATGTGACCTTGATGATATACGTGAAAATTTAGGTTTAGGACCTGTAATTCCTCCTAAGGAAACCATTGATGAGGTTTCCACTATTCTAAAACAGGCAGGTTTTGAAAAGAGATTGGAAGAAGTAAAAAGAATTAAAGATAATGAAAAAGTCGAAAAAAGCACTGAATGA
- a CDS encoding BaiN/RdsA family NAD(P)/FAD-dependent oxidoreductase, giving the protein MVYDIVIIGGGASGMMCAISAAQTSPGTNIVLLEKNDRLGRKLAITGHGRCNITNSAPLRETLNKYGKKESKFLKHSFYNLKNEDLLNIFREKGLEFKVEGNNRVFPITEKSQSVINVLKSYLSDLNVEIKLNFDVESVEKDSDLFLIKSKDNVIKSRSLVLATGGLTYPNTGSTGDGYRFASNLSHHISAIKPAACGFIINDNNLIKLKGLSFENLKVSFRDMSGKNIERCGDMLISHNGLTGPVIINLSNELMNNQDFDMLNGIKDFKKTDIFIDFAPDSNREELKNGIINTQDNKKEIHNYLNNYLPNNFSKYFLDTIGVDRTVTLSNLSKKDRNKIIEGLKSFKLTVDNIAIKSAYITLGGIELDEINPKTLESKLVDGLYFAGEILDVCGPTGGYNLMIAFTTAYLAGQSVARSVNS; this is encoded by the coding sequence ATGGTCTATGATATTGTTATTATTGGGGGAGGAGCTAGTGGGATGATGTGTGCAATTAGTGCTGCTCAAACATCACCTGGAACTAATATAGTTCTTCTTGAGAAAAATGATCGATTAGGTCGTAAATTAGCTATTACTGGTCATGGACGTTGTAATATAACAAACTCCGCTCCCCTTAGAGAAACTCTTAACAAATATGGCAAGAAGGAAAGTAAATTCTTAAAACACTCTTTTTACAATTTAAAAAATGAGGATTTACTTAATATTTTTAGAGAAAAAGGTTTGGAGTTTAAAGTTGAGGGGAATAATAGGGTTTTTCCAATAACTGAAAAATCACAGTCAGTAATAAATGTATTAAAATCATATTTATCTGATTTAAATGTGGAAATCAAATTAAACTTTGATGTTGAATCTGTTGAAAAGGATTCTGATTTATTTTTAATTAAATCCAAGGATAATGTTATTAAATCTAGAAGTCTTGTTTTAGCTACTGGCGGTCTAACCTATCCGAATACCGGCTCAACAGGTGATGGTTATAGATTTGCAAGTAATTTATCACACCATATATCTGCAATAAAACCTGCTGCCTGTGGTTTTATAATCAATGATAATAATTTAATCAAGCTTAAAGGATTAAGCTTTGAAAATTTAAAGGTATCTTTTAGGGATATGTCCGGTAAAAATATTGAAAGATGTGGGGATATGCTTATATCTCATAATGGTCTTACAGGACCTGTAATAATTAATCTTAGTAATGAACTTATGAATAATCAGGATTTTGATATGTTGAATGGTATTAAAGACTTTAAAAAAACTGATATCTTCATTGATTTTGCTCCGGATTCAAACAGGGAAGAGCTTAAAAATGGTATAATCAATACCCAAGATAATAAGAAAGAGATACATAATTATTTAAATAATTATCTTCCAAATAATTTCTCCAAATACTTTTTGGATACTATTGGTGTGGATAGAACAGTAACTTTAAGTAATTTATCAAAAAAGGATAGAAATAAAATAATTGAAGGATTGAAAAGTTTTAAATTAACTGTTGATAATATAGCTATTAAAAGTGCATATATTACTCTTGGAGGTATTGAATTAGACGAGATTAATCCGAAAACTCTTGAATCTAAATTGGTTGATGGTTTATATTTTGCAGGGGAAATCTTAGATGTCTGTGGACCGACTGGAGGATATAATTTAATGATTGCATTTACAACTGCCTATCTTGCAGGCCAATCAGTAGCCAGATCAGTAAATTCTTAG